One genomic window of Azospirillum sp. TSH100 includes the following:
- a CDS encoding extracellular solute-binding protein, whose protein sequence is MSKIDQVEIVHAQTESQRSSAETQRAAKSFTRRVLLQSAAAAAGVASVGPFVLREGRAASGTVKIFSWAGYISPDMLADFEKKTGVKATLTEYGTNDELLNQLKATGGAGFDIIHPTVDRVPNYVEFELVQPIDESKVKWDGCLKSSVEGSAGMGGVVGGKRYFAPADWGTEALAYDMRKAPLAYGTASYGDLWAPANAGKVTVRGHSSLIGIALWLESQGKLPHPVRDQFKDEAKARANFDAILKVAAANKKSVAQFWTNENEAQGAFRTNGCVIGQTWDSSAVALRKEGLPIRFIAPKEGALAWMEGFAIPKKAENLENAYAWINWFYTPQAGALYTNHSGISSTAVGAEAHLTDLNKQFFADAYPGDALQKLWWWPIQEAWYVSIRNEYQDRFLAA, encoded by the coding sequence ATGTCCAAGATCGATCAGGTCGAGATCGTTCACGCCCAGACCGAATCGCAGCGGTCCAGCGCCGAGACCCAGCGCGCCGCCAAGAGCTTCACCCGCCGCGTGCTGCTGCAAAGCGCTGCGGCGGCGGCCGGTGTCGCCTCGGTCGGTCCCTTCGTCCTGCGCGAAGGCCGGGCGGCATCGGGCACGGTGAAGATCTTCTCCTGGGCCGGCTACATCAGCCCGGACATGCTGGCCGACTTCGAGAAGAAGACCGGCGTCAAGGCGACCCTGACCGAATACGGCACCAACGACGAGCTGCTGAACCAGCTGAAGGCCACCGGCGGCGCCGGCTTCGACATCATCCACCCCACCGTCGACCGCGTGCCGAACTATGTCGAGTTCGAGCTGGTGCAGCCGATCGACGAGTCGAAGGTGAAGTGGGACGGCTGTCTGAAGTCGTCGGTCGAGGGCTCCGCCGGAATGGGCGGCGTCGTCGGCGGCAAGCGCTATTTCGCCCCGGCCGACTGGGGGACCGAAGCGCTGGCCTATGACATGAGGAAGGCGCCGCTCGCCTACGGCACCGCCAGCTATGGCGATCTGTGGGCGCCGGCCAACGCCGGCAAGGTGACGGTGCGCGGCCATTCCTCGCTGATCGGCATCGCGCTGTGGCTGGAAAGCCAGGGCAAGCTGCCGCACCCCGTCCGCGACCAGTTCAAGGACGAAGCGAAGGCGCGCGCCAACTTCGACGCCATCCTGAAGGTGGCCGCCGCCAACAAGAAGTCGGTCGCCCAGTTCTGGACCAACGAGAACGAGGCCCAGGGCGCCTTCCGCACCAACGGCTGCGTCATCGGCCAGACCTGGGACAGCAGCGCCGTGGCGCTCCGCAAGGAAGGCCTGCCGATCCGCTTCATCGCGCCGAAGGAGGGTGCGCTCGCCTGGATGGAGGGCTTCGCCATTCCGAAGAAGGCGGAGAACCTCGAGAACGCCTATGCCTGGATCAACTGGTTCTACACGCCGCAGGCCGGCGCGCTCTACACCAACCATTCCGGCATCTCCAGCACCGCGGTCGGCGCCGAAGCCCACCTGACCGACCTGAACAAGCAGTTCTTCGCCGACGCCTATCCGGGCGATGCCTTGCAGAAGCTGTGGTGGTGGCCGATCCAGGAGGCGTGGTACGTCTCCATCCGCAACGAGTACCAGGATCGCTTCCTGGCGGCGTGA
- a CDS encoding enoyl-CoA hydratase — MSYETILVETRGPVGLITLNRPKALNALCDQLVTELGQALDAFEADSAIGAIVITGSERAFAAGADIKEMAGFSYMDVYNSNFITAKWERLAKCRKPTIAAVAGFALGGGCELAMMADFILAADTAKFGQPEVTIGTIPGAGGTQRLTRFVGKSKAMEMVLTGRMIDAAEAERCGLVSRVVPAAELVEEAVKVATKIASLSQPVIAMAKEAVNVAYETTLAEGIRFERRLFHSTFATEDQKEGMAAFAEKRQAGWKNR, encoded by the coding sequence ATGTCCTATGAAACCATCCTCGTCGAGACGCGCGGCCCGGTCGGGCTGATCACGCTGAACCGCCCGAAGGCGCTGAACGCGCTGTGCGACCAGCTGGTGACCGAGCTGGGCCAGGCGTTGGACGCCTTCGAGGCCGACAGCGCCATCGGCGCCATCGTCATCACCGGGTCGGAGCGCGCCTTCGCCGCCGGCGCCGACATCAAGGAGATGGCCGGCTTCTCCTACATGGACGTCTACAACTCCAACTTCATCACCGCGAAGTGGGAACGGCTGGCCAAATGCCGCAAGCCGACCATCGCCGCGGTCGCCGGCTTCGCGCTGGGCGGCGGCTGCGAACTGGCGATGATGGCCGACTTCATCCTGGCCGCCGACACCGCCAAGTTCGGCCAGCCCGAGGTCACCATCGGCACCATCCCCGGCGCCGGCGGCACCCAGCGCCTGACCCGCTTCGTCGGCAAGTCCAAGGCGATGGAGATGGTCCTGACCGGCCGCATGATCGACGCCGCCGAGGCAGAGCGCTGCGGCCTCGTTTCCCGCGTCGTGCCGGCCGCCGAGCTGGTCGAGGAGGCGGTGAAGGTCGCCACCAAGATCGCCTCGCTGTCGCAGCCGGTCATCGCCATGGCGAAGGAGGCGGTCAACGTCGCCTATGAAACGACGCTGGCCGAAGGCATCCGCTTCGAACGCCGCCTGTTCCATTCGACCTTCGCCACCGAAGACCAGAAGGAAGGCATGGCCGCCTTCGCCGAGAAGCGCCAGGCCGGCTGGAAGAATCGCTGA
- a CDS encoding diguanylate cyclase domain-containing protein — METNILVADDSEYFRDLIRTDLESNGFRVLLAEDGEQALSIYRSHDIHIIITDLEMPVMTGLELCWHVRAEDDQHRTFTILMTGDTETARRIEAFDSGADEFLAKPIDLSMLRARVRAGERITRMHRVMVEMLHTDYLTGVLNRRYFMEKLERACRAAKEAGGPLAVAMFDIDHFKAINDTHGHSNGDLALKRFADHCAAQVPDGGFLGRLGGEEFCLCLPAGDLESALARVEAIRRSTAELVVETGSGTSFGFTISIGMCLDRDTDSVNDLMTQADEALYFAKRSGRNRTVLRGAEGVTVKARFYVM, encoded by the coding sequence GTGGAAACGAATATCCTTGTCGCCGACGATTCCGAATACTTCCGCGACCTGATACGGACCGATCTGGAAAGCAACGGCTTCCGTGTGCTGCTGGCGGAGGATGGGGAGCAGGCGCTGTCGATCTATCGCAGCCACGACATCCACATCATCATCACCGATCTGGAAATGCCGGTGATGACCGGCCTGGAGCTGTGCTGGCATGTCCGGGCGGAGGACGACCAGCACCGCACCTTCACCATCCTGATGACCGGCGACACCGAGACAGCCCGGCGGATCGAGGCCTTCGATTCCGGTGCCGACGAATTCCTGGCCAAGCCCATCGACCTGTCGATGCTGCGCGCCCGCGTGCGGGCCGGCGAGCGCATCACCCGCATGCACCGGGTGATGGTGGAGATGCTGCACACCGATTACCTGACCGGGGTTCTGAACCGCCGCTATTTCATGGAAAAGCTGGAACGGGCCTGCCGCGCCGCGAAGGAAGCGGGGGGGCCGCTGGCGGTGGCCATGTTCGACATCGACCATTTCAAGGCGATCAACGACACCCATGGCCACAGCAACGGCGACCTTGCGCTGAAGCGATTCGCCGATCATTGCGCAGCCCAGGTGCCCGACGGCGGCTTCCTCGGCCGGCTGGGCGGGGAGGAGTTCTGCCTGTGCCTGCCCGCCGGCGATCTGGAATCGGCTCTGGCGCGGGTCGAGGCGATCCGCCGCTCCACCGCCGAACTCGTGGTGGAGACCGGCAGCGGCACCAGCTTCGGCTTCACCATCAGCATCGGCATGTGCCTGGACCGCGACACCGACTCGGTCAACGACCTGATGACTCAGGCCGATGAAGCGCTCTATTTCGCCAAGCGCAGCGGCCGCAACCGCACCGTCCTGCGCGGCGCCGAAGGCGTGACGGTGAAGGCGCGCTTCTATGTGATGTGA
- a CDS encoding ABC transporter ATP-binding protein: MSQDVQLDHVTMRFGDTVAVRDVSLTIGAGEFFSFLGPSGCGKTTILRMISGFMEPTDGVIRIGGRDMRGIGPNKRPTALIFQNLALFPLMTVADNIGFGLEVRGVPSADRKRRVRELLELVALPDTAEKRVTDLSGGQRQRIAIARALAVEPAVLLLDEPLSALDLKLRQHMRAELRELQKRTGVTFIYITHDQGEALTMSDRIGVMSRGVLEQVGDGKTIYDHPQTAFVASFVGESNRFAGQVTQAADGWAVLDSAFGPLRGRNPRGLSAGDHAILYVRPERLAPERPGGNESDNSLSARVSHSDFEGAFVNAFLDGGLTVQMPHLGQEPAFVPGETVRLGFRATDAVVLPTA, from the coding sequence ATGAGCCAAGACGTCCAACTCGACCATGTCACCATGCGGTTCGGCGACACCGTCGCCGTCCGCGACGTGTCGCTGACCATCGGGGCGGGGGAGTTCTTCAGCTTCCTCGGCCCGTCGGGCTGCGGCAAGACCACCATCCTGCGCATGATCTCCGGCTTCATGGAGCCGACGGACGGCGTTATCCGCATCGGCGGCCGGGACATGCGCGGGATCGGTCCGAACAAGCGGCCGACCGCGCTGATCTTCCAGAATCTGGCCCTGTTCCCGCTGATGACGGTGGCGGACAACATCGGCTTCGGGCTGGAGGTGCGCGGCGTGCCGTCGGCAGACCGCAAGCGCCGGGTGCGCGAGCTGCTGGAACTGGTGGCTCTGCCCGATACGGCGGAAAAACGGGTGACCGACCTGTCCGGCGGCCAGCGCCAGCGCATCGCCATCGCCCGCGCCCTGGCGGTGGAGCCGGCGGTGCTGCTGCTCGACGAACCGCTGTCGGCGCTCGACCTCAAGCTGCGCCAGCATATGCGCGCCGAGCTGCGCGAATTGCAGAAGCGCACCGGCGTGACCTTCATCTACATCACCCACGACCAGGGCGAGGCGCTCACCATGTCCGACCGCATCGGCGTGATGTCGCGCGGCGTGCTGGAACAGGTGGGTGACGGCAAGACCATCTACGACCACCCGCAGACCGCCTTCGTCGCCTCCTTTGTCGGCGAATCGAACCGCTTCGCCGGACAGGTGACGCAGGCGGCGGATGGCTGGGCGGTGCTCGACAGCGCCTTCGGCCCGCTGCGGGGGCGCAACCCGCGGGGATTGTCGGCGGGCGATCATGCCATCCTCTATGTTCGGCCGGAACGCCTGGCGCCGGAACGTCCTGGGGGGAACGAGAGCGACAACAGCCTGAGCGCCCGGGTCAGCCACAGCGACTTCGAGGGCGCCTTCGTCAACGCCTTCCTCGATGGCGGCCTGACCGTGCAGATGCCCCATCTGGGCCAGGAGCCGGCCTTCGTCCCCGGCGAGACCGTCCGCCTCGGCTTCCGTGCCACCGACGCCGTGGTGTTGCCGACCGCGTGA
- the mutM gene encoding bifunctional DNA-formamidopyrimidine glycosylase/DNA-(apurinic or apyrimidinic site) lyase, translating to MPELPEVETVCRGLAPHLEGRRLVRVEQRRPNLRTPFPPRFCERLTGRRVDAVRRRAKYILMHLDDGGVLIAHLGMSGRMIIAPERPEAFDKHDHVVFETDAGTVITFNDARRFGLMDLTVADALGDHPMLRNLGPEPLGNEFSGPELARRLAGKITPIKAALLDQSIVAGLGNIYVSEALYQSGILPTRTAASLAAEEVDRLAIAVREVLERAIAAGGSSLRDYRQASGELGYFQHQFAVYDREGEGCPDCDCERARTGGVQRIVQSGRSTFFCAARQR from the coding sequence ATGCCTGAACTTCCCGAAGTCGAAACGGTGTGCCGGGGCCTCGCCCCGCATCTCGAAGGCCGGCGGCTGGTCCGCGTGGAGCAGCGTCGGCCGAACCTGCGCACTCCCTTTCCGCCGCGCTTCTGCGAGCGGCTGACCGGCCGCCGCGTCGACGCGGTGCGGCGGCGGGCCAAATATATCCTGATGCATCTGGACGACGGCGGCGTTCTGATCGCCCATCTCGGCATGTCCGGCCGCATGATCATCGCGCCGGAACGCCCCGAAGCCTTCGACAAGCACGACCATGTGGTGTTCGAGACCGACGCCGGCACCGTCATCACCTTCAACGACGCCCGCCGCTTCGGATTGATGGACCTGACGGTGGCCGACGCGCTGGGCGACCACCCGATGCTGCGCAACCTGGGGCCGGAACCGCTGGGCAACGAATTCTCCGGCCCCGAACTCGCCCGCCGGCTGGCCGGCAAGATCACGCCGATCAAGGCCGCCCTGCTCGACCAGAGCATCGTCGCCGGTCTCGGCAACATCTATGTGTCGGAGGCGCTCTACCAGTCCGGCATCCTGCCCACCCGCACTGCCGCCAGCCTGGCGGCCGAAGAGGTCGACCGCCTCGCCATCGCGGTGCGCGAGGTGCTGGAGCGCGCGATCGCCGCCGGCGGCTCGTCCCTGCGCGACTACCGGCAGGCATCGGGCGAACTGGGCTATTTCCAGCACCAGTTCGCCGTCTACGACCGGGAAGGGGAGGGCTGCCCCGATTGCGACTGCGAACGTGCCCGGACGGGGGGTGTTCAACGGATTGTACAGTCCGGCCGCTCGACTTTCTTTTGTGCGGCGCGCCAACGGTGA
- a CDS encoding methyl-accepting chemotaxis protein: MIQLRKTSLRAVLSVVIGTIGLLAVFTSVSDLVDTVRNARNAGRVATLASTSQQLYEALRSVRLERATTLVPLRAEAVADEATAKSVADLRAKAEAAFAPGMTALDKLDPAKFGTYAAAIRSSHDTLNALRARVDTALRTPKATRDRATVESWPKTADAYLAAVQAATDAVDAGIALVDPTTDQLLALKRAAWVVRLRTSTEILSASTAIGEGRPWTQAEILTAAEERGRIDTAWTLITAAAKRPDTPKRIVDAVETARSQFFETGGARRKIVLDALSAGGKTDITAEAWVKREAADQAPLNALVNAALEEMVAHADWKANQAERELITQSAILALAIGLSVAGLLVVWRRVTRPIHVLTVAIDRLAQRDYDVDLPNDGRGDEIGRMQQALLVLRDNGRQHAEMVRAQTAAQEAAVARTAAVDRLCGDFSGRVGTSLESVETAAAHLMGTSAAVTRISEQSAGDSGAVAAAAHEASAGVETVAAAAQELSASIGEISRRMAESATISQDAIERTERTDRIIVELAEASEAIGAIVTLIGDIAGQTNLLALNATIEAARAGEAGKGFAVVASEVKGLATQTGRATQDITNRITRIQSMTQDAVEGVRSVSTVIRQMNGVTTGIVAAVEEQGAATNEIARNVQEVATAANRISASISDLAQTVEQSRTVAADVLEAAELMNRQAQLLKDDVGGFLTEIRRA, translated from the coding sequence ATGATTCAGCTTCGAAAGACCTCGCTCAGAGCGGTTCTCAGCGTGGTGATCGGTACGATCGGACTGCTCGCGGTTTTCACGAGCGTCTCGGACCTCGTCGATACGGTGCGCAACGCCCGCAACGCCGGTCGCGTCGCCACGCTCGCCTCGACCAGCCAACAACTTTACGAGGCGCTGCGCTCGGTGCGGCTGGAGCGGGCCACAACCCTGGTCCCGCTGAGGGCGGAGGCCGTAGCCGACGAGGCAACGGCGAAATCGGTCGCCGACCTGCGGGCGAAGGCCGAGGCCGCCTTCGCCCCCGGCATGACGGCGCTCGACAAGCTCGACCCGGCGAAATTCGGGACCTACGCGGCGGCGATCCGGTCGAGCCACGACACGCTGAACGCGTTGCGGGCACGGGTGGACACCGCCCTGCGCACGCCCAAGGCCACGCGCGACCGCGCGACCGTCGAGTCCTGGCCGAAGACCGCTGATGCCTATCTGGCCGCCGTTCAGGCGGCGACCGACGCCGTCGATGCCGGAATCGCCCTGGTCGATCCGACCACCGACCAGCTTCTCGCCCTGAAGCGCGCCGCCTGGGTCGTCCGGCTGCGCACCTCGACCGAAATCCTGTCGGCCAGCACCGCCATCGGCGAAGGCCGGCCCTGGACCCAGGCGGAAATCCTGACGGCTGCCGAGGAGCGCGGCCGGATCGACACGGCCTGGACCCTCATCACCGCGGCGGCGAAGCGTCCCGACACGCCCAAGCGCATCGTCGACGCCGTCGAGACCGCCAGGAGCCAATTCTTCGAGACCGGCGGTGCCCGGCGCAAGATCGTCCTCGACGCCCTGTCGGCCGGCGGCAAGACGGACATCACTGCGGAGGCCTGGGTGAAGCGCGAGGCGGCCGACCAGGCTCCGCTCAACGCCCTGGTCAACGCCGCGCTGGAGGAGATGGTCGCCCACGCCGACTGGAAGGCCAACCAGGCCGAACGGGAGCTGATCACTCAATCCGCCATCCTGGCGCTGGCGATCGGGCTGTCGGTCGCCGGGCTGCTGGTGGTATGGCGCCGGGTGACCCGGCCGATCCATGTCCTGACCGTTGCCATCGACCGGCTGGCCCAGCGCGATTACGACGTCGACCTGCCCAATGACGGGCGCGGCGACGAAATCGGCCGGATGCAGCAGGCCCTGCTGGTCCTGCGCGACAACGGGCGACAGCATGCCGAGATGGTCCGGGCGCAGACCGCCGCGCAGGAGGCCGCCGTGGCCCGCACCGCGGCGGTCGACCGGCTCTGCGGCGATTTCAGCGGCCGGGTCGGCACCAGCCTGGAGTCGGTCGAGACGGCAGCCGCCCATCTGATGGGCACCTCGGCGGCGGTGACACGCATTTCGGAACAGTCGGCCGGCGACAGCGGCGCCGTCGCCGCCGCGGCCCACGAGGCCTCGGCCGGCGTCGAGACCGTGGCCGCGGCCGCCCAGGAACTGTCGGCTTCGATCGGCGAGATCAGCCGGCGCATGGCGGAATCCGCCACCATCTCGCAGGACGCAATCGAGCGGACGGAGCGGACCGACAGGATCATCGTCGAGCTGGCCGAGGCCAGCGAGGCCATCGGCGCCATCGTCACCCTGATCGGCGACATCGCCGGCCAGACCAACCTGCTGGCGCTGAACGCGACCATCGAAGCGGCCCGCGCCGGCGAGGCGGGTAAGGGTTTCGCCGTCGTCGCCAGCGAGGTCAAGGGACTGGCCACCCAGACCGGACGCGCGACCCAGGACATCACCAACCGCATCACCCGCATCCAGAGCATGACCCAGGACGCGGTCGAAGGGGTGCGGTCTGTATCGACGGTGATCCGGCAGATGAACGGCGTCACCACCGGCATCGTCGCCGCGGTGGAGGAGCAGGGGGCAGCGACCAACGAGATCGCCCGCAACGTGCAGGAGGTGGCGACCGCCGCCAACCGCATCTCCGCCAGCATCTCCGACCTCGCCCAGACGGTGGAGCAGTCGCGCACCGTCGCCGCCGACGTGCTGGAGGCGGCGGAGCTGATGAACCGGCAGGCGCAACTGCTGAAGGACGATGTCGGCGGCTTCCTGACGGAAATCCGGCGGGCGTAG
- the rpsT gene encoding 30S ribosomal protein S20 — MANHKSAEKRIRQTERRTEVNRARVSRIRSFVKKVEGAIESGDKSAAAEAFKSAQPELMRGVSKGVLHKNTVSRKLSRLSAAIKAL, encoded by the coding sequence ATGGCCAATCATAAGTCCGCTGAAAAGCGCATTCGTCAGACCGAGCGTCGCACGGAAGTCAACCGTGCCCGCGTCAGCCGCATCCGTTCCTTCGTGAAGAAGGTCGAGGGTGCCATCGAGAGCGGCGACAAGTCCGCCGCCGCCGAGGCGTTCAAGTCCGCTCAGCCGGAGCTGATGCGCGGCGTGTCGAAGGGCGTGCTGCACAAGAACACCGTGTCGCGCAAACTGTCGCGTCTGTCGGCTGCGATCAAGGCTCTCTGA
- the dnaA gene encoding chromosomal replication initiator protein DnaA, with amino-acid sequence MSVGVSLDQQWARIRGRLKEEVGEIAYRSWLQPLSVASLIGGEVCIVVPTRFMRDWVLTHYADRIRALWSGENPEVQSIDVIVASTNPPAALVADNDDSDDDRSAPAPRGFDQRGFDQRAVDPRPAPRPVSPPGASPRQFESGLSADAAPSTVYTSASYGGASDESPTAVPAILEDRSDLSAALDPRFTFENFVVGKPNELAHAAARRVADATAVTFNPLFLYGGVGLGKTHLMHALAWQIRKNDPNRKVLYLSAEKFMYQFIRALRFKDTMAFKQQFRSVDVLMIDDVQFISGKDSTQEEFFHTFNALVDQNRQVIISADKSPSDLEGMEERLRSRLGWGLVADIHPTTYELRLGILQAKADALQASIPLKVLEFLAHKITSNVRELEGALNRIVAHAELVGRSISLETTQEVLHDLLRANDRRVTIDEIQKRVAEHYNIRVADMHSARRARAVARPRQIAMYLAKQLTARSLPEIGRKFGGRDHTTVMHAVKKVDELRATDPSFAEDVELLRRMLES; translated from the coding sequence ATGTCGGTCGGCGTGTCGTTGGATCAGCAGTGGGCGCGCATTCGCGGACGCCTGAAGGAAGAGGTCGGCGAGATCGCCTACCGGAGCTGGCTTCAGCCGCTGTCCGTCGCCAGCCTGATCGGCGGCGAGGTGTGCATCGTCGTGCCCACGCGGTTCATGCGCGACTGGGTGCTGACCCACTATGCCGACCGTATCCGCGCCCTGTGGTCCGGTGAGAATCCGGAAGTCCAGTCCATCGACGTTATCGTCGCCTCCACCAATCCGCCGGCGGCGCTCGTCGCCGACAATGACGACAGCGACGACGACCGCTCCGCTCCGGCGCCCCGTGGGTTCGACCAGCGTGGGTTCGACCAGCGTGCCGTGGACCCGCGCCCGGCTCCCCGTCCGGTTTCGCCGCCGGGTGCTTCCCCGCGACAGTTCGAGTCCGGCCTGTCCGCAGACGCCGCGCCGTCCACCGTCTACACCTCGGCCTCCTATGGCGGGGCGTCGGACGAATCGCCGACCGCGGTGCCGGCGATCCTGGAGGACCGGTCCGACCTGTCGGCCGCCCTCGACCCGCGATTCACCTTCGAGAATTTCGTCGTCGGCAAGCCGAACGAGCTGGCCCACGCCGCCGCAAGGCGCGTCGCCGACGCCACCGCCGTGACCTTCAACCCGCTGTTCCTCTATGGCGGGGTCGGGCTGGGCAAGACCCACCTGATGCACGCGCTGGCCTGGCAGATCCGCAAGAACGACCCGAACCGCAAGGTGCTCTACCTGTCGGCCGAGAAGTTCATGTACCAGTTCATCCGGGCGCTGCGCTTCAAGGACACGATGGCCTTCAAGCAGCAGTTCCGCTCGGTCGACGTGCTGATGATCGACGACGTGCAGTTCATCAGCGGCAAGGACTCCACGCAGGAGGAGTTCTTCCACACCTTCAACGCGCTGGTCGACCAGAACCGGCAGGTCATCATCTCTGCCGACAAGAGCCCGTCCGACCTGGAAGGGATGGAGGAGCGTCTGCGCTCCCGCCTCGGCTGGGGGCTGGTCGCCGACATCCACCCGACCACCTACGAGCTGCGGCTCGGCATCCTCCAGGCCAAGGCCGACGCGCTCCAGGCCAGCATCCCGCTGAAGGTGCTGGAGTTCCTCGCCCACAAGATCACGTCCAACGTGCGCGAGCTGGAAGGGGCGCTGAACCGCATCGTCGCCCATGCCGAGCTGGTCGGCCGTTCCATCTCGCTGGAGACGACGCAGGAGGTGCTGCACGACCTGCTGCGCGCCAACGACCGCCGCGTCACCATCGACGAGATCCAGAAGCGGGTGGCGGAGCATTACAACATCCGCGTCGCCGACATGCATTCCGCCCGCCGCGCCCGCGCGGTGGCCCGCCCGCGCCAGATCGCCATGTATCTGGCCAAGCAGCTTACCGCCCGCTCCCTGCCGGAGATCGGCCGCAAGTTCGGCGGCCGCGACCACACGACCGTCATGCATGCGGTCAAGAAGGTGGATGAGTTGCGCGCAACCGATCCGTCCTTCGCCGAGGATGTGGAACTGCTGCGGCGCATGCTCGAAAGCTGA
- the pip gene encoding prolyl aminopeptidase, whose protein sequence is MPRSDFYPPIDPFQTGTIAVDGLHTVYWEQAGNPRGVPVMFLHGGPGAGASPTHRRFFDPAHYRIIVMDQRGAGRSTPLGETRENTTERLVEDIETLRRHLGIERWHLFGGSWGSTLALAYAETHPERCLGLILRGIFLMRKAEIDWFLYSMRVLFPEAWAAFASHIPEEERGDLLEAYWKRLDSPDPMVRMAAARVWSVYEGSCSSLLPSPDLIAASGEDRHALGLARIEAHYFRSNRFTPEDKLLRDVHRIRHLPAVIVQGRYDIVCPVISADALHRAWPEADYRIVPDAGHSAMEPGIRAALIQATERFKEYR, encoded by the coding sequence ATGCCCCGCAGCGACTTCTATCCGCCCATCGACCCGTTCCAGACCGGCACGATCGCCGTCGACGGGCTCCACACGGTTTATTGGGAGCAGGCGGGTAACCCGCGCGGCGTGCCGGTGATGTTCCTGCATGGCGGTCCCGGTGCCGGCGCCTCGCCCACCCACCGCCGCTTCTTCGACCCCGCCCATTACCGCATCATCGTGATGGACCAGCGCGGAGCCGGCCGTTCCACGCCGCTGGGCGAAACGCGCGAGAACACCACCGAACGGCTGGTCGAGGACATCGAGACGCTGCGCCGGCATCTGGGCATCGAGCGCTGGCACCTGTTCGGTGGCTCCTGGGGCTCGACTCTGGCGCTTGCCTATGCCGAAACCCATCCGGAGCGCTGCCTGGGCCTGATCCTGCGCGGCATCTTCCTGATGCGGAAAGCGGAGATCGACTGGTTCCTCTATTCCATGCGTGTGCTGTTTCCCGAGGCCTGGGCCGCTTTCGCCAGCCATATCCCGGAGGAGGAACGCGGCGACCTGCTGGAGGCCTACTGGAAGCGGCTCGACTCGCCCGACCCGATGGTGCGCATGGCGGCGGCACGGGTGTGGAGCGTCTATGAGGGCAGCTGTTCCTCCCTGCTGCCGTCGCCCGATCTGATCGCGGCGAGCGGCGAGGACCGCCACGCCCTGGGGCTGGCGCGGATTGAGGCGCATTACTTCCGCTCCAACCGCTTCACGCCGGAGGACAAGCTGCTGCGCGACGTCCACCGCATCCGCCATCTGCCGGCGGTGATCGTCCAGGGCCGCTATGACATCGTCTGCCCGGTGATCTCCGCCGACGCCCTGCACCGCGCCTGGCCGGAGGCCGACTACCGCATCGTTCCCGACGCCGGCCACTCCGCCATGGAACCCGGCATCCGCGCCGCGCTGATCCAGGCGACGGAGCGGTTCAAGGAGTATCGGTGA